The following proteins are encoded in a genomic region of Oncorhynchus keta strain PuntledgeMale-10-30-2019 chromosome 35, Oket_V2, whole genome shotgun sequence:
- the LOC118368948 gene encoding astrocytic phosphoprotein PEA-15-like, whose amino-acid sequence MSEYSSLLSDLSENITNEDLDQLKSACKEDITEDQSNTITSSKEWFNYLEENQKLAQDNLSYIEHIFEISRRPDLLTRVIEYRTTVLKISEDDEIDTKLTRIPSAKKYKDIIRQPSEDEIIKLAPPPKKV is encoded by the exons ATGTCGGAGTACAGCTCTTTGCTCAGCGACCTGTCTGAAAACATCACCAATGAGGACTTGGACCAGCTGAAGTCTGCCTGCAAGGAGGACATCACAGAGGACCAGAGCAACACCATCACCTCCTCCAAGGAGTGGTTCAACTACCTGGAGGAGAACCAAAAGCTGGCACAGG ATAACCTGTCGTACATTGAGCACATCTTTGAGATCTCACGGCGACCAGACCTGCTGACCCGTGTCATCGAGTACCGCACCACTGTTCTAAAGATCTCTGAGGACGATGAGATCGACACCAAGCTCACACGCATCCCCTCCGCCAAGAAATACAAAG ATATCATTCGCCAACCCTCTGAAGATGAGATCATCAAGCTGGCTCCTCCCCCTAAAAAAGTGTGA